TGCTGCTCTCGTAACGATTCAATTCGTTCTCGTATTTCTGGTACCCCACCTTGCTGTCTGGTTGGAACCAGCGCGATCTCACGAATGTTTTTTTGCCCGCAATCGAGCTGATATTTATAATCGTACGCGTCTTGCACTCGTATGCTTCAAAATCGCTTCGATGACGACATCCCAATCCCCATGTGGAAGCTCATGCCCTGTCCCTTCCAACGTGAGCAAGACTGCTCCCGGAATGGTGTTTGCAAGATGCAATGCATGCGCGAAAGGAATGAGCAAGTCTTCTGTACCGTGAATCACGAGAGCTGGTACAGCGATTTCCCCTGTCCGCATCAGGTACGTTTCACCGGTCGTCACGAAGGCGTGGTTGTTCTTACTCGCATAATGGTTGCTTCTGGCGATATCTATTTGGGCCAATTCACGAACGCGCGCCTCGTCAAAAGGATGCTTGGAACCGATCAAAACCTTCGAACTCGCCACGGCAACCTCTAAAACCTCTTGTTCATCCTCCCAATTGATTTCCCTCATATTGCTGAAAAACTCCATCAGCTTCTCATCGATTGGAGGTAGGTCAGGAGCAAAATTGGACGTTGCGTGCAATGTGATCGTGCGAACTCTTTCGGGATGTCGCAATGCAATGATTTGCGTCAACATTCCGCCCATCGACATACCAAGGATGTGCGCCTGCTGTACGCCGAATGCATCTAGGACGTGAACAGCGTCATCCGCCATATCTTCAAATGTATAGCCAGGTTGGCCAACCTCGTAGGTCGTGGAACGTCCGACATCCCGATTATCAAAACGAATAACAAAGCGTCCAGCGTCGGCTATTCGCTGACAAAATTCTTCCTCCCACCAAAGCATGGACATCTGGGC
This genomic stretch from Brevibacillus sp. DP1.3A harbors:
- a CDS encoding alpha/beta fold hydrolase → MAEQILKVNGVEICAESFGKPTDPAILLIMGAQMSMLWWEEEFCQRIADAGRFVIRFDNRDVGRSTTYEVGQPGYTFEDMADDAVHVLDAFGVQQAHILGMSMGGMLTQIIALRHPERVRTITLHATSNFAPDLPPIDEKLMEFFSNMREINWEDEQEVLEVAVASSKVLIGSKHPFDEARVRELAQIDIARSNHYASKNNHAFVTTGETYLMRTGEIAVPALVIHGTEDLLIPFAHALHLANTIPGAVLLTLEGTGHELPHGDWDVVIEAILKHTSARRVRL